The window GGCAGGCAAACCTGCCGGACGCGACCTGCAATACTGGTTGTGAACTACGGTGTCATCGTCAGCGCCGCATCCGCGGTGATGAAGCCAGCGCCATCCGCATCCAGGCTGGTAGGTGGATCATTGCCGGGGCCCCAGCAGAATTCCTCCACCGAGCCGCCGGGCTGGGTTACGTTGCGGCAGCCGCTATTCATAGGAATGGTGGCCGCTGCAGCTTCCAGGATTCCCTCGACATCGCCTGCGTCGAGTGAAGGATTCTTCTGCAGCATCAGGGCCACGATCCCGGCCACGTGCGGGCTGGACATCGAAGTCCCGCCCAGGAAGAAATAGCTGGCCTTGCCGCTCTGGGTTTGAAACGGTCCCACTACCCAGGAGCCGGGAGCCGCTACGTCCAGATCTTGCCCGGTTCTCGCCCGGCTGGAGAAATCGGTGATGTAGAAGTCGCCGGAAACGGTGGGATCGAGCACATCGCTTTTCCACCACCAGTTGCCGATGACGCCATCGCCGTCGCCGTCTAACCACTCGCCGATCCACCCGGCCGCTGCCACGGAGATCACCGGTCCATAAGCGCCGGGGAAGCCCATGCCATTATTACCGCGGTTCCCCGCCGAAGCGACCAGCACTACGCCGTTCGCCACGGCGAAATCCACCGCTGCTTTTTCGACGGCATCCAGCGCCGACCCGCCCAGGCTCATGTTGATGACCACCGGCGAACCCGCCAGCGGCCCCATCTTCAGTTGAGTTACATACACAATGCCCTGCGCGATCACCGACGACCAGCCGGACCCGTTTTGGTTCAGCACCTTCACAGGGATCACGTTGGCCTTGGGTGCCACGCCATTCACCGGCGCTCCAAAAAGGCTGAAACCCAGGATGGTGCTGGTCACGTGCGTGCCGTGGGACGACTGGTCGTGCTCCCACTTGTTGGTGGATTCCGAGATTACACCGCCGCTCAGTGCGCCTCCGCCCTGGTAGGACTTGGCGTACTGGGTGGCGATTCGCTCCTGCGGGAAGTACTGCCGCCACGAGTCCAGCAGCCCCGTATCCAGCACCGCCACATAGACGCCGGTGCCGTCGAAGCTGACTTGCCGGGCCGTCGTTCCAGCCTGCGTGATGTTGATGGCATCGTGGTCCCACATGTTGCGACCGTTGGAGAAGTTGGTGGCCGTCACCGTATCCAGCGGCTTGCCCTCGCGCACCGCGTCCGGGTTGGCTGCCGCCACGTACGGCCGGGACCGGATAAGGTTCACACGGCTGGCCCGCGCCACCATCATCACGGCATTGATCTGCGGGATCCTGCTGCCAACGGTGCCATACCTTCTCAGATCGGCCAGGATCTCTGGCGTGGCCGGCCCTTTGAGCATTACATTGATGCCGATCGCCCGATCCTTCGTCGGCACCGCAGCGGTGGCCACGGAGGTGGAAGCTGAAGTAGAAGCTGTGGATCGATCCCTAGCCTGACCCGCCCATACCGGCACGGACACCGCCATCACCAGCAACAGGCACACCGCCACCTTCGCGCCAAGCTGTTGCGTAGGACGCATAATGCACTCTCCTGTTCAACCTAGGTTGCAATACCGAACTACCGGGGGGAGGGAACAAAGCTGGTTCGCGGTATTGTTGCACGGCCGCAGGCCAACCGCAAGATGCCAAGGGTGCGGCCAGGACTTTTCCCGGACGATGCGGTTGCCGCCGCAGGCTGAACCTCCCGCTCTGGCCCGGCTTTCCTGCCCGTAGTACAGTTCCGGGCGATGTTTGCCTCCCGCACCGATTGGAATCTCGCCTCCAACCGCCTCGCGGAAGCGCTGGCCGCTGCTCGCCGCCAGGGCAGGGAGGTCCTCGACCTCACCGAATCCAACCCTACGCGCTGCGGCTTTCATTACGACCAGGCTGCCATTCTGGCCGCGCTCGCAGAGCCCGGTTCGCTGGATTATCGTCCCGAGCCGTTGGGGTTGACGTCCGCGCGCCAAGCCATCGCGGGCTACTACAACGACCGCGGCGAGAACGTTTCGCCCGACTCCATCCTGCTCACCACCTCTACCAGTGAAGCGTATTCCTTCCTGTTCCGATTGCTTTGCGACCCCGGAGACGAAGTGCTTGTCCCGCGCCCCAGTTATCCGCTGTTCGAATTCCTGGCCGGCATCCAGGACGTGCGTCTCTCGCCTTATCCGTTGTTCTATGACCACGGCTGGCACATCGA of the Terriglobales bacterium genome contains:
- a CDS encoding S8 family serine peptidase, which codes for MRPTQQLGAKVAVCLLLVMAVSVPVWAGQARDRSTASTSASTSVATAAVPTKDRAIGINVMLKGPATPEILADLRRYGTVGSRIPQINAVMMVARASRVNLIRSRPYVAAANPDAVREGKPLDTVTATNFSNGRNMWDHDAINITQAGTTARQVSFDGTGVYVAVLDTGLLDSWRQYFPQERIATQYAKSYQGGGALSGGVISESTNKWEHDQSSHGTHVTSTILGFSLFGAPVNGVAPKANVIPVKVLNQNGSGWSSVIAQGIVYVTQLKMGPLAGSPVVINMSLGGSALDAVEKAAVDFAVANGVVLVASAGNRGNNGMGFPGAYGPVISVAAAGWIGEWLDGDGDGVIGNWWWKSDVLDPTVSGDFYITDFSSRARTGQDLDVAAPGSWVVGPFQTQSGKASYFFLGGTSMSSPHVAGIVALMLQKNPSLDAGDVEGILEAAAATIPMNSGCRNVTQPGGSVEEFCWGPGNDPPTSLDADGAGFITADAALTMTP